One region of Flavobacteriales bacterium genomic DNA includes:
- a CDS encoding isoleucine--tRNA ligase, whose product MKKYPEYKQLDLSAINKEVLAQWQSKSIFEKSLSTREGKPSYTFYEGPPSANGMPGIHHVMGRAIKDIFCRFKTLQGYKVNRKAGWDTHGLPVELGVEKELGITKEDIGTTISIEEYNKKCRENVMKFKNVWEDLTDKMGYWVDMNDPYVTYDNKYIESVWWLLSQMDKKGMLYKGHTIQPFSPKAGTGLSSHELNQPGCYKDVKDLSAIAQFKVLKEDKSNFLFHNATDEVFFLAWTTTPWTLPSNTALAVGKKIDYVVVNTFNPYTFKAVTVVLAKALFSKYFPEKNKDLKISEYNEGDKSIPFEIIQEIKGSELEGLSYEQLLPYAQPEDGEAFKVLIGDFVTTEDGTGIVHLAPSFGADDNLVAKQNGIGSLTLVDTQGRFVDAVTDFAGMYVKNEFYSQGQAPDKSADIQIVIKLKEENRCFKAEKYEHSYPHCWRTDKPILYYPLESWFVKTTAAKERMVELNKSINWKPKSTGEGRFGNWLENLVDWNLSRSRFWGIPLPIWMTEDGEEQICIGSMEQLKSEIEKSVQSGLMPTNPLADFVVGDMSAENYATFDLHRPFVDDIILVSTSGKAMRRESDLIDVWFDSGSMPYAQLHYPFENKEMFEQSYPADFIAEGVDQTRGWFFTLHAIASILFDSVAFKNVVSNGLVLDKNGNKMSKRLGNAADPFETLEEYGADATRWYMISNAQPWDNLKFDLDGLAEVKRKFFGTLYNTYAFFALYANIDGFSYSEEDIPLEERPEIDRWILSELNTLIHEVGNSLDDFEPTKAARAIQLFVNDNLSNWYVRLCRRRFWKGDYGTDKISAYQTLYTCLETVAILASPIAPFFMDKLFGDLNQATQKTKLESVHLAQWPKVNAEAIDTALEEQMRLAQDLTSMVFSLRKKENLRVRQPLQKMMVPVLNNKVKSQIEAVKELVLSEVNVKELEFMTSDSGILVKKVKPNFKTLGPKFGQQMKAISQAISQFSSEDISTIEQEKNYPLNVGGSEIQIDLNDVIITTEDIPGWVVTSMNGNTIALDISLSDNLISEGLAREVINRVQNLRKDLGFEVTDRIEITLSAEQKLANAINNNLNYICSETLADEIRITPYDSLEKEEEMELTEGVFTRIELLKR is encoded by the coding sequence ATGAAAAAATATCCAGAATATAAACAGCTTGATTTATCGGCAATAAATAAAGAAGTACTTGCTCAGTGGCAGTCCAAATCAATCTTTGAGAAAAGCCTATCTACAAGAGAGGGAAAGCCGTCATACACCTTTTATGAAGGGCCTCCTTCGGCTAATGGAATGCCGGGTATTCATCACGTTATGGGACGAGCGATTAAAGATATTTTCTGCCGTTTTAAAACTCTACAAGGATATAAAGTCAATCGTAAAGCTGGTTGGGATACTCACGGTTTGCCGGTAGAACTTGGCGTTGAAAAAGAGCTAGGTATAACTAAAGAAGATATCGGAACGACAATTTCTATTGAAGAATACAATAAAAAGTGCCGTGAAAATGTCATGAAATTCAAAAACGTTTGGGAAGATTTAACGGATAAGATGGGCTATTGGGTAGATATGAACGACCCATATGTTACTTATGACAACAAATACATTGAAAGTGTTTGGTGGTTGTTGAGTCAGATGGACAAAAAAGGTATGCTATATAAAGGGCATACCATTCAGCCCTTTTCCCCAAAAGCAGGAACAGGGCTAAGCTCTCATGAGCTTAATCAGCCTGGTTGTTATAAAGACGTTAAAGACCTTTCTGCTATAGCCCAATTTAAAGTTTTAAAAGAGGATAAGTCAAACTTCCTGTTTCATAATGCTACAGATGAGGTTTTCTTTTTAGCATGGACCACAACTCCTTGGACTTTGCCATCTAATACAGCTTTAGCAGTAGGAAAAAAAATAGATTACGTAGTCGTTAACACCTTTAATCCCTATACCTTTAAGGCAGTTACAGTTGTTTTAGCAAAAGCTCTTTTCTCCAAGTATTTTCCAGAAAAAAACAAAGACCTTAAAATTTCAGAATATAACGAGGGAGACAAGTCTATTCCTTTTGAAATAATCCAAGAAATTAAGGGCTCTGAATTAGAGGGTCTTAGTTATGAGCAATTATTGCCTTATGCTCAGCCAGAGGACGGAGAGGCCTTTAAGGTATTGATAGGCGACTTTGTAACCACTGAAGATGGAACAGGAATTGTTCACTTAGCACCTAGCTTTGGTGCAGATGATAATTTGGTAGCTAAGCAAAATGGCATAGGCTCATTAACGCTAGTTGATACTCAAGGGCGATTTGTAGATGCTGTAACAGACTTTGCAGGAATGTATGTAAAAAACGAATTTTACAGCCAAGGTCAAGCGCCAGATAAATCGGCTGATATTCAAATTGTCATCAAGTTAAAAGAAGAAAACAGATGCTTTAAGGCTGAAAAATACGAACACTCTTACCCACATTGTTGGCGTACAGATAAGCCCATATTATACTACCCCTTAGAAAGTTGGTTTGTAAAGACTACTGCTGCTAAGGAACGTATGGTAGAGCTTAATAAAAGTATCAATTGGAAACCCAAATCTACAGGAGAAGGTCGTTTTGGCAATTGGCTTGAAAACTTGGTGGATTGGAATTTATCTCGTTCTCGATTTTGGGGAATTCCCTTACCTATTTGGATGACTGAAGATGGGGAAGAACAAATCTGTATTGGCTCAATGGAGCAGCTAAAATCTGAAATAGAAAAATCAGTTCAATCGGGTCTAATGCCGACAAATCCTTTAGCTGATTTTGTAGTGGGCGATATGTCTGCCGAAAACTATGCCACTTTTGATTTGCACAGACCTTTTGTAGATGATATTATTTTAGTTTCTACTAGTGGCAAAGCGATGCGTAGAGAGTCTGACCTTATCGATGTTTGGTTTGATTCAGGTTCTATGCCCTACGCCCAATTGCATTATCCTTTTGAGAATAAGGAAATGTTTGAACAATCCTATCCAGCTGATTTCATCGCAGAAGGGGTTGACCAAACTAGAGGCTGGTTTTTTACCCTACACGCCATAGCAAGTATTTTATTCGATAGTGTAGCGTTTAAAAACGTCGTTTCTAATGGCTTGGTTTTAGATAAAAACGGTAATAAAATGTCTAAACGCTTGGGTAATGCAGCTGATCCGTTCGAGACTTTAGAAGAATATGGGGCAGATGCTACGCGTTGGTATATGATAAGTAACGCTCAGCCTTGGGACAACCTTAAGTTTGATTTAGATGGTTTAGCTGAGGTTAAGCGTAAGTTTTTTGGCACACTTTATAATACCTATGCCTTTTTTGCTTTATACGCCAATATTGATGGCTTTAGCTATTCAGAAGAAGACATACCTTTAGAGGAAAGACCAGAAATTGACCGATGGATACTTTCAGAACTCAATACACTCATTCATGAGGTAGGAAACTCTTTAGATGACTTTGAGCCAACCAAGGCAGCCCGTGCAATTCAGTTGTTTGTTAACGATAATTTGAGCAATTGGTATGTTAGATTGTGTAGGAGACGTTTTTGGAAAGGAGACTATGGCACAGATAAAATATCAGCTTATCAGACACTATATACTTGTCTAGAAACGGTAGCTATATTAGCCTCTCCCATAGCACCATTTTTTATGGATAAACTGTTTGGCGACCTTAACCAAGCGACACAAAAAACCAAGCTAGAATCCGTTCACTTAGCTCAGTGGCCTAAGGTTAATGCCGAAGCTATTGATACGGCTTTGGAAGAACAGATGCGATTGGCTCAAGACTTAACTTCAATGGTGTTTTCTTTAAGAAAGAAGGAAAATTTAAGAGTAAGACAGCCTTTGCAAAAAATGATGGTACCTGTTCTTAATAATAAAGTTAAGAGTCAAATAGAGGCGGTTAAAGAATTGGTATTGTCAGAAGTGAATGTAAAAGAGCTTGAATTTATGACTTCTGATTCAGGCATTTTAGTTAAGAAAGTAAAACCCAACTTCAAAACTTTAGGCCCTAAATTCGGTCAACAGATGAAGGCTATTTCTCAAGCTATTTCTCAATTTAGTTCTGAGGATATTAGCACTATCGAACAAGAAAAAAATTATCCTTTAAACGTAGGAGGTTCGGAGATACAAATAGATCTAAATGATGTAATCATTACAACTGAAGATATTCCAGGTTGGGTGGTGACGTCCATGAACGGCAATACTATTGCCTTAGATATTAGCCTTAGCGATAATCTAATAAGTGAAGGTTTAGCAAGGGAAGTGATAAACCGAGTTCAAAACCTTAGAAAGGATTTAGGTTTTGAGGTCACAGACCGAATAGAAATTACCTTAAGTGCTGAACAAAAGTTAGCCAACGCAATTAACAATAATTTAAATTATATTTGTTCTGAAACTTTGGCTGATGAGATACGTATTACGCCTTATGATTCCCTAGAAAAAGAAGAAGAAATGGAGTTGACAGAAGGAGTATTTACAAGAATAGAATTATTAAAAAGATAA
- a CDS encoding alpha/beta hydrolase, translated as MKKALILALFLSLFGCIKLNDIAFYNEPLSEYKLDNYNFELDFRLDSTYSVQNIHEVSFSSGDYTIAAIYIGDISDIQNDTVILYSHGQTRHIDHYWQRAKLLANCGGKERFGVLIYDYRGYGKSEGIPTEEGMYEDVRAAMNWLKSWGVPTQQIINYGFSLGSAPATDLMAFGKDGDYPNKLILESPFASTDLLAQESTLIGVSASYITELEFDNSEKIKQVSQPFMWLHGTDDDYVAITNGEAIVANYSGSDSTYIRVEGANHGLDGVPQTMGYEAYLNVIEDFITQ; from the coding sequence ATGAAAAAAGCATTAATACTAGCTCTATTTCTTTCTTTGTTTGGGTGCATAAAACTAAACGATATAGCCTTTTACAACGAACCCTTATCTGAATACAAGCTTGATAATTATAACTTTGAGCTAGATTTTAGATTAGACAGCACCTATTCTGTTCAAAACATACATGAAGTTTCTTTTTCATCGGGAGATTACACAATAGCAGCTATTTACATAGGAGACATAAGTGACATTCAGAATGATACTGTCATTTTATATAGTCATGGACAAACCCGCCACATAGACCACTATTGGCAGAGGGCTAAGCTGTTAGCCAATTGTGGAGGAAAAGAGCGTTTTGGCGTTTTAATCTATGACTACAGAGGCTATGGCAAATCAGAAGGTATACCAACAGAAGAAGGCATGTATGAAGATGTTAGGGCCGCTATGAATTGGCTTAAGAGTTGGGGGGTTCCAACACAGCAAATAATTAATTATGGCTTTAGTTTAGGTTCTGCACCAGCAACAGATTTAATGGCTTTTGGTAAGGACGGAGATTACCCTAATAAATTGATACTTGAATCTCCTTTTGCTTCTACCGACTTGTTGGCGCAAGAGTCTACGCTAATAGGGGTTTCAGCAAGCTACATCACAGAACTTGAGTTTGATAATTCCGAAAAGATTAAACAAGTTAGTCAACCTTTTATGTGGTTACACGGAACAGACGATGATTATGTGGCTATTACAAATGGCGAGGCCATCGTAGCGAATTATTCAGGAAGTGACTCTACCTATATTCGTGTTGAAGGGGCCAATCACGGACTAGACGGAGTTCCGCAAACCATGGGTTATGAAGCCTACCTTAACGTTATAGAAGACTTTATCACCCAATAA
- a CDS encoding RidA family protein, with translation MTSKKIESSKAPEPVGLYPHARQHGNLLFLSGVGPRERGTKKIPGVELDETGNITSYDIEVQCRSVFNNVRTIVEESGSSWDNIIDVTVFLTNMKDDFKIYNKVYAEFFADNQPCRTTLEINCLPTPIAIELKVIATID, from the coding sequence ATGACTAGTAAAAAAATAGAATCTAGCAAAGCTCCTGAGCCAGTAGGGCTATATCCACACGCTAGACAACACGGTAATTTGTTGTTTTTGTCAGGTGTAGGACCAAGAGAAAGAGGAACAAAAAAAATACCCGGAGTAGAGCTTGACGAAACAGGTAACATTACATCTTATGATATAGAGGTGCAATGCCGTTCGGTCTTCAATAATGTACGTACTATTGTGGAGGAATCGGGTTCTTCGTGGGACAATATTATTGATGTTACAGTTTTTTTAACTAATATGAAGGACGATTTTAAAATTTACAATAAAGTTTATGCTGAGTTCTTTGCTGACAATCAGCCTTGCAGAACAACGCTAGAAATAAACTGTTTGCCCACCCCAATTGCCATTGAATTGAAAGTAATAGCGACTATCGACTAA
- a CDS encoding YceI family protein, translated as MISNFSTAKHFKQAVLLILTIGCFLTLQSFTIEKEDVKIKDSALTWVGSKVTGSHEGTINLKSGFLTLDNNDLVGGEFVIDMTTIVCTDLSGKGKASLEGHLRSDDFFSVDKFPTASLTILNVKKKSLGQYQVAANITIKGITQEIMFDAEIKEKIAKAKLVLDRTEFGIIYKSGNFFEELADKAIYDEFEMSIELKF; from the coding sequence ATGATTTCTAATTTTTCTACTGCCAAACATTTTAAACAAGCTGTTTTATTAATCCTTACAATAGGATGTTTTTTGACACTTCAAAGTTTTACTATTGAAAAAGAAGATGTTAAAATTAAAGATAGTGCTTTGACTTGGGTGGGCAGTAAGGTTACGGGTTCTCATGAAGGAACTATTAACCTTAAGTCTGGATTTTTAACTCTTGATAATAACGACTTAGTAGGTGGAGAATTTGTTATTGATATGACAACTATTGTTTGTACTGATTTAAGTGGTAAAGGTAAAGCTAGTCTTGAAGGTCATCTTAGGTCAGATGATTTCTTTAGTGTTGATAAATTCCCTACTGCCAGTTTAACAATTTTAAATGTCAAGAAAAAGAGCTTGGGACAATATCAAGTAGCTGCAAACATTACCATTAAAGGAATCACACAAGAAATAATGTTTGATGCTGAAATAAAAGAAAAAATAGCTAAAGCAAAACTTGTTCTTGATAGAACAGAGTTTGGAATAATCTACAAGTCTGGAAATTTTTTCGAAGAGTTAGCTGATAAAGCAATCTACGACGAATTCGAAATGTCAATAGAGTTGAAGTTTTAA
- a CDS encoding ATP-binding cassette domain-containing protein, producing MLHSQSINFSYDGTHQFYFPDIQLLEGEELLILGESGVGKTTLIQILAGLLKPSSGRLEFNGVQFHNLPSKELDQFRGKHIGMVFQSPHFVKNISILDNLLLSLYLSKNKEDKKRAIELLEQVGLGHKINSKPNDLSQGEQQRAAIALAVVKNPSVILADEPTSSLDDVNCKKITSLLKEQAASTNAQLIIITHDQRLKSQFDKSITL from the coding sequence ATGCTACACTCCCAATCAATAAATTTTTCATATGACGGAACGCATCAATTTTATTTTCCAGATATTCAACTTTTAGAGGGAGAGGAGTTGTTAATTTTGGGTGAATCGGGTGTTGGTAAAACCACCTTGATTCAAATTTTAGCAGGTTTATTAAAGCCGTCTTCAGGACGATTAGAATTTAATGGAGTCCAATTTCACAATTTACCATCAAAAGAGTTAGATCAGTTTAGGGGTAAGCATATCGGTATGGTTTTTCAAAGCCCTCACTTTGTGAAAAACATTAGTATTTTAGACAATCTTCTTCTTTCCCTTTATTTGTCTAAAAACAAAGAAGACAAAAAAAGAGCTATTGAGCTTTTAGAACAAGTAGGCTTAGGACATAAAATCAATAGTAAACCAAATGATTTAAGTCAAGGGGAGCAACAAAGAGCAGCTATTGCTTTGGCGGTAGTTAAAAACCCAAGCGTGATTTTAGCAGACGAGCCTACATCAAGCTTAGATGACGTTAATTGTAAAAAAATAACAAGCTTACTTAAAGAACAAGCAGCCTCAACAAACGCTCAGTTAATCATCATCACGCACGACCAAAGATTAAAAAGCCAATTTGATAAATCCATTACGCTATGA
- a CDS encoding ABC transporter permease yields MNISRLSWQNLISSPLNTTLSLLLMMFGVGIISLLFLLNNQIEQQLQANLRGVDMVVGSKGSPLQLILSSIYHIDNPTGNIPYKEAIKIDNNSLVDLTVPLSYGDSYNGFRIVGTTHQYPELYEMSLNEGRLWSRSLEVVLGSTVAKIHQLKIGDTFYGTHGLIEGGHVHNEYAYEVVGIFNPSYTILDQLILTNTQSVWQVHNHEVIEQGHEHQECDHEHHNCEHDHHNDEHQECDHEHHDDKHSHEHHNCDHEHHVEESTVVGLELTNVPEDAMITSLLVKFKSPIGLIQLPRKINETTNLQAAVPALEISRLTNLLGFGVQTINIIAFIIIIVSGLSIFISLYNSLKKRRYELALMRVHGASKWQLVQLVLQEGIILSVIGTVLGLLISRITLLIITLFAEHKYTFSSFQFNLLNEELWLLPIALLIGVVASLIPTVLSYNINIPKILSNE; encoded by the coding sequence ATGAACATCAGTAGATTAAGTTGGCAAAACCTAATTAGCAGCCCATTAAACACCACCCTTAGCTTGTTGTTAATGATGTTTGGCGTTGGTATTATTTCTCTTTTATTTTTGTTAAACAATCAAATTGAGCAACAACTACAAGCCAATCTTAGAGGTGTTGATATGGTTGTTGGCTCAAAGGGTAGCCCTTTACAACTCATACTCTCTTCAATTTATCACATTGATAACCCAACTGGCAATATTCCATACAAGGAGGCTATTAAAATTGACAACAACTCATTAGTTGATTTAACGGTTCCTCTTTCGTATGGCGATTCCTACAATGGATTTCGAATTGTTGGAACAACACACCAATATCCTGAATTGTATGAAATGAGTTTGAATGAGGGCCGTTTATGGAGTCGAAGTTTAGAGGTTGTCCTTGGTAGTACGGTAGCTAAAATTCACCAATTAAAAATAGGGGACACTTTTTATGGCACACACGGACTGATTGAAGGAGGTCATGTTCATAATGAATATGCCTATGAGGTTGTAGGAATTTTTAATCCCTCATACACTATTCTTGATCAGCTTATATTGACTAATACTCAAAGCGTTTGGCAAGTTCATAATCACGAAGTTATAGAACAAGGTCATGAGCACCAAGAGTGTGACCACGAGCATCACAATTGCGAACATGACCATCATAACGATGAGCACCAAGAGTGTGACCACGAGCATCATGACGATAAGCATAGTCATGAGCATCACAATTGTGACCATGAGCATCATGTAGAAGAATCAACAGTAGTAGGATTAGAACTTACTAATGTTCCAGAAGACGCAATGATAACCTCCTTGCTAGTTAAATTTAAAAGCCCTATTGGACTAATACAGTTGCCTCGAAAAATTAATGAGACGACTAATTTACAAGCAGCAGTACCTGCCCTTGAAATAAGTCGATTAACTAATTTGCTTGGTTTTGGTGTTCAAACGATTAACATCATAGCTTTTATTATAATAATAGTTTCAGGTCTAAGTATATTTATTAGCTTATACAATTCATTGAAAAAAAGGCGTTACGAACTTGCTTTGATGCGTGTACATGGAGCTTCAAAATGGCAATTGGTTCAATTGGTACTTCAAGAAGGAATAATTTTATCTGTAATAGGAACCGTTCTAGGATTATTAATTAGCCGCATAACGTTACTCATAATAACTTTATTCGCTGAACATAAGTACACCTTTAGCTCCTTTCAGTTTAATTTGCTTAATGAAGAACTTTGGCTACTTCCTATTGCTTTACTTATAGGTGTAGTTGCTTCTCTAATACCCACGGTTTTATCATACAATATTAATATTCCCAAAATCCTTTCCAATGAATAG
- a CDS encoding TraR/DksA family transcriptional regulator, giving the protein MSSEKTRYSDSELEEFRQIIQDKIDKAENDLELIKSAYTNDSNNGTDDTSPTFKGFEEGSETLSKEENAQLALRQEKFIHNLYNALKRIDNKTYGVCRVTGKLIQKERLKLVPHATLSIEAKRAQ; this is encoded by the coding sequence ATGTCAAGCGAAAAAACCAGATATAGCGATTCAGAATTAGAAGAATTTCGTCAAATCATACAAGATAAAATTGATAAAGCAGAAAACGATTTAGAGCTTATCAAAAGTGCTTATACAAACGATTCTAACAATGGTACTGACGATACCTCACCTACTTTCAAAGGCTTTGAAGAAGGTTCAGAAACCTTATCTAAAGAAGAGAATGCTCAATTAGCTTTAAGGCAAGAAAAGTTTATTCACAACCTATATAATGCTCTAAAACGCATTGATAACAAAACCTATGGAGTTTGTAGAGTTACAGGAAAACTAATCCAAAAAGAACGCCTAAAACTGGTTCCACATGCAACACTTAGTATTGAAGCTAAGCGCGCACAATAA
- a CDS encoding DUF3299 domain-containing protein — MNRLIIILFILLAKISFAQKEIDWSVLADVEFTDLYIEEVDEYFLYPHFGPSVRELAGQEVMIRGFVLAIDPTQNYYILSKGPFSSCFFCGVGGPETIVELEMKSSKEVFIMDEVATIKGTLKLNADDIYQCNYILQDAVVYLRE, encoded by the coding sequence ATGAATAGGCTAATAATTATTCTTTTTATTCTTCTTGCCAAAATCAGTTTTGCACAAAAAGAAATTGACTGGAGCGTCTTAGCTGATGTAGAGTTTACAGATTTGTATATAGAAGAAGTTGATGAATATTTTTTATATCCTCATTTTGGTCCAAGCGTTAGAGAGTTGGCAGGCCAAGAAGTGATGATAAGAGGTTTTGTTCTAGCGATAGACCCCACTCAAAACTACTATATCCTATCTAAAGGGCCATTTTCTTCTTGTTTTTTCTGTGGAGTCGGTGGACCTGAAACCATTGTTGAGTTAGAGATGAAATCCTCAAAGGAGGTTTTTATAATGGACGAAGTAGCCACTATAAAAGGAACCCTTAAACTTAATGCTGACGATATTTATCAGTGCAATTATATTTTACAAGACGCCGTGGTTTATCTAAGGGAGTAA